The Rhinatrema bivittatum chromosome 4, aRhiBiv1.1, whole genome shotgun sequence genome window below encodes:
- the MAPK1IP1L gene encoding MAPK-interacting and spindle-stabilizing protein-like → MSGADEFSLADALTDVSPAKNAKISNPGPAQQPQGWSNPNPWGNNPGAVPATGPPAPAPTVPGAAASNVPFGPGPGLAPAGPYPSAPAGPYPSAPAGPYPSAPAGSYPSAPTGPYPSAPAGVPGQYPTPPGPSRPPQAGPYPAPSVPCPPPSGPCPTPNMPFPAPPIPCGPTEPAAPGPLGPWGSAMGGQYPMPNMPYPTGPYSQPNQPPGIPPTATWGPVPTGTWGPAPSAQFPAPPGSYPAPGSYPTNSPFPVPSGPAAAPPMPSGHYPYH, encoded by the coding sequence TTGGCAGATGCTTTAACTGATGTTTCACCTGCAAAAAACGCAAAAATAAGCAATCCAGGACCTGCTCAACAGCCACAAGGGTGGTCAAATCCAAATCCTTGGGGAAACAATCCAGGTGCTGTTCCAGCCACTgggccaccagcaccagcacccaCTGTACCAGGTGCTGCTGCTTCTAATGTGCcgtttgggcctgggcctggactcGCACCCGCAGGACCGTATCCTTCAGCACCCGCAGGACCGTATCCTTCAGCACCCGCAGGACCGTATCCTTCAGCACCGGCAGGATCGTATCCTTCAGCTCCTACAGGACCATATCCTTCTGCACCTGCTGGAGTACCAGGACAATATCCTACTCCTCCTGGACCTTCCCGCCCTCCTCAGGCAGGCCCCTATCCAGCTCCATCTGTACCATGCCCTCCCCCTAGTGGGCCATGTCCTACACCAAATATGCCCTTTCCAGCACCCCCCATTCCCTGTGGTCCAACCGAACCTGCTGCCCCTGGTCCCCTTGGACCCTGGGGATCAGCAATGGGAGGGCAATATCCTATGCCaaacatgccatatcccactggGCCATATTCCCAGCCTAACCAGCCACCTGGGATTCCACCTACAGCAACATGGGGACCTGTTCCAACTGGAACATGGGGCCCCGCACCATCTGCTCAATTTCCTGCACCACCCGGCTCATACCCAGCACCAGGATCATATCCCACAAACAGTCCTTTCCCAGTGCCATCTGGACCTGCTGCTGCCCCACCAATGCCTAGTGGTCACTAT